A region from the Nematostella vectensis chromosome 13, jaNemVect1.1, whole genome shotgun sequence genome encodes:
- the LOC5507039 gene encoding uncharacterized PE-PGRS family protein PE_PGRS24 isoform X1 translates to MASLFSQKFFIFFLLSPLSCWIPTRASPANNLPNMADALQPLFINGKFMNDAEKRSKKTDTADGTSQDKVGTFKFNNGGVVGAGVFELSKNGDVDMDLKIRIKPNAAGGGGGEQPGGGGKPQTSSQGSGSSPTKAPGGGGGSSTQAPGGGGGSSTQAPGGGGGSSTQAPGGGGGSSTQAPGGGGGSSTQAPGGGGGSSTQAPGGGGGSSTQAPGGGGGSTTQAPGGGGGSSTTAPMAGGGSTTKAPSGGGNTTEAPGGSSAGGDAQKFLELHNKYRKIHDSPPMKLNDEMSKSAQAWADKLASMEKQQHSNEKDLGENLSYGCPTRTVESVVEGWYNEVCKPGYAFGGATGGATLHFTQIVWKASTELGFGSAKGTKCTYVVGRYKKRGNFGDEKDYDANVKKGSFDATSYCATVKENK, encoded by the exons ATGGCTTCACTTTTCAGCCAAAAATTcttcattttctttcttttgtcaC cTCTAAGCTGTTGGATCCCAACGCGTGCCTCGCCAGCTAATAACCTGCCTAATATG GCCGATGCGTTACAACCGCTATTTATCAACGGAAAGTTTATGAACGACGCCGAGAAGAGAAGCAAGAAAACAGACACTGCCGATGGGACCAGTCAAGACAAAGTTGGGACGTTTAAATTCAACAACGGTGGAGTAGTTG GCGCTGGCGTGTTCGAGCTCAGCAAAAACGGAGATGTTGATATGGACCTCAAGATACGGATTAAACCAAATGCCGctggaggtggtggtggggaacagcctgggggagggggtaaacCACAAACCTCATCCCAAGGCAGTGGAAGTAGTCCAACCAAAGCGCCCGGTGGAGGAGGGGGTAGCTCAACACAAGCACccggtgggggagggggtagctCAACACAAGCACCCGGTGGGGGAGGTGGTAGCTCAACACAAGCACccggtgggggagggggtagctCAACACAAGCACCCGGTGGGGGAGGAGGTAGCTCAACACAAGCACCCGGTGGGGGAGGTGGTAGCTCAACACAAGCACccggtgggggagggggtagctCAACACAAGCACccggtgggggagggggtagcaCAACACAAGCACccggtgggggagggggtagctCAACCACGGCACCTATGGCTGGAGGTGGTAGCACGACTAAAGCTCCTTCCGGCGGAGGAAACACTACAGAAGCACCTGGGGGAAGTTCGGCAG GTGGAGACGCCCAAAAGTTCTTAGAGCTCCACAACAAATACCGCAAGATACATGACTCCCCGCCCATGAAACTGAACGATGAAATGTCGAAATCTGCGCAAGCATGGGCGGATAAACTCGCTTCGATGGAGAAACAACAGCATTCAAATGAGAAAGACCTAGGCGAGAACCTATCTTATGGGTGTCCCACGCGCACAGTTGAATCAGTAGTGGAGGGCTG gtatAACGAGGTTTGCAAGCCCGGTTACGCTTTTGGTGGAGCTACAGGAGGTGCCACGCTCCATTTTACCCAAATTGTGTGGAAGGCAAGCACAGAGTTAGGGTTCGGCTCTGCCAAAGGGACAAAATGCACCTATGTCGTCGGTCGTTACAAGAAAAGGGGAAACTTTGGTGACGAAAAGGACTACGACGCGAATGTCAAGAAGGGAAGCTTTGATGCTACCTCTTATTGCGCGACTGTCAAGGAAAACAAATAG
- the LOC5507039 gene encoding PE-PGRS family protein PE_PGRS30 isoform X2, translating to MADALQPLFINGKFMNDAEKRSKKTDTADGTSQDKVGTFKFNNGGVVGAGVFELSKNGDVDMDLKIRIKPNAAGGGGGEQPGGGGKPQTSSQGSGSSPTKAPGGGGGSSTQAPGGGGGSSTQAPGGGGGSSTQAPGGGGGSSTQAPGGGGGSSTQAPGGGGGSSTQAPGGGGGSSTQAPGGGGGSTTQAPGGGGGSSTTAPMAGGGSTTKAPSGGGNTTEAPGGSSAGGDAQKFLELHNKYRKIHDSPPMKLNDEMSKSAQAWADKLASMEKQQHSNEKDLGENLSYGCPTRTVESVVEGWYNEVCKPGYAFGGATGGATLHFTQIVWKASTELGFGSAKGTKCTYVVGRYKKRGNFGDEKDYDANVKKGSFDATSYCATVKENK from the exons ATG GCCGATGCGTTACAACCGCTATTTATCAACGGAAAGTTTATGAACGACGCCGAGAAGAGAAGCAAGAAAACAGACACTGCCGATGGGACCAGTCAAGACAAAGTTGGGACGTTTAAATTCAACAACGGTGGAGTAGTTG GCGCTGGCGTGTTCGAGCTCAGCAAAAACGGAGATGTTGATATGGACCTCAAGATACGGATTAAACCAAATGCCGctggaggtggtggtggggaacagcctgggggagggggtaaacCACAAACCTCATCCCAAGGCAGTGGAAGTAGTCCAACCAAAGCGCCCGGTGGAGGAGGGGGTAGCTCAACACAAGCACccggtgggggagggggtagctCAACACAAGCACCCGGTGGGGGAGGTGGTAGCTCAACACAAGCACccggtgggggagggggtagctCAACACAAGCACCCGGTGGGGGAGGAGGTAGCTCAACACAAGCACCCGGTGGGGGAGGTGGTAGCTCAACACAAGCACccggtgggggagggggtagctCAACACAAGCACccggtgggggagggggtagcaCAACACAAGCACccggtgggggagggggtagctCAACCACGGCACCTATGGCTGGAGGTGGTAGCACGACTAAAGCTCCTTCCGGCGGAGGAAACACTACAGAAGCACCTGGGGGAAGTTCGGCAG GTGGAGACGCCCAAAAGTTCTTAGAGCTCCACAACAAATACCGCAAGATACATGACTCCCCGCCCATGAAACTGAACGATGAAATGTCGAAATCTGCGCAAGCATGGGCGGATAAACTCGCTTCGATGGAGAAACAACAGCATTCAAATGAGAAAGACCTAGGCGAGAACCTATCTTATGGGTGTCCCACGCGCACAGTTGAATCAGTAGTGGAGGGCTG gtatAACGAGGTTTGCAAGCCCGGTTACGCTTTTGGTGGAGCTACAGGAGGTGCCACGCTCCATTTTACCCAAATTGTGTGGAAGGCAAGCACAGAGTTAGGGTTCGGCTCTGCCAAAGGGACAAAATGCACCTATGTCGTCGGTCGTTACAAGAAAAGGGGAAACTTTGGTGACGAAAAGGACTACGACGCGAATGTCAAGAAGGGAAGCTTTGATGCTACCTCTTATTGCGCGACTGTCAAGGAAAACAAATAG